In Candidatus Poribacteria bacterium, a genomic segment contains:
- a CDS encoding MBL fold metallo-hydrolase, whose translation MIRLSQHVYVHLGSVCAGIVLDGDQALLIDDGDGSVEESLRELGVTTVDRVLFTHHHRDQASGVNLRVESGTRITVPATELPWFEDVESFWNDLKRRWHLYDDHPHPSVLAESIRVDAVVQGGDELDWGPAKIRVLDTPAHTDGSVTYVVDVDGQRIAFTGDLIAGEGKLWDVHSIQKKGETSTDYHGFMGARKALRESLERVLSAEPDVLVPSHGEPMSDPRRAVDALNANIDRCYDRYVAGSALRYYFGDMFRAFEGKPNHMAMRPVFDPPAFLRHIGTTWIVLSEAGEAFVMDCGSNHVVEHLDTMVLGGEITDVTGFWVTHYHDDHVDAIPSFQERFPCPTWADEHVAQVIEDPTAHRIPCVSPSRARVDHRTTDGNSWQWNEFTMTAYFFPGQTYYHGGLLVAGRGARLFFTGDSFTPSGMDDYCAANRNPLGEGIGYDRCLSVLDETKPTHLFNCHVGPAWNFGEEHIEFMRANLRERESLFTRLIDWEHPNFGLDPHWARCFPYEQSVRRGEWFTLRADFTNYAAEARVAGAQPVLPSSWNQDARPGSCALAAGSDGSIVFRLRVPENATTGRTVVPMDITFGGRRLGQIREAVLVIEP comes from the coding sequence ATGATCCGTCTCTCTCAGCATGTGTACGTCCACTTGGGTTCCGTCTGTGCCGGGATCGTTCTCGATGGCGACCAAGCACTGCTCATCGACGATGGCGATGGCAGCGTCGAGGAGTCGCTTCGCGAGCTCGGTGTCACAACCGTCGATCGAGTCCTCTTTACGCACCACCACCGGGATCAGGCGTCCGGCGTCAACCTTCGCGTCGAATCGGGCACCCGCATCACGGTTCCAGCGACCGAACTGCCCTGGTTCGAGGACGTCGAATCGTTCTGGAACGACCTCAAGAGGCGATGGCATCTCTACGACGACCACCCCCATCCTTCGGTGCTGGCTGAGTCCATCCGCGTCGACGCTGTCGTTCAGGGCGGGGACGAACTGGACTGGGGCCCGGCGAAGATACGCGTCCTCGACACTCCTGCCCACACGGACGGCAGCGTGACCTATGTTGTCGACGTGGACGGGCAACGGATCGCCTTCACGGGCGACCTCATCGCCGGCGAGGGCAAGCTGTGGGATGTCCACAGCATCCAGAAGAAGGGCGAGACCTCGACGGACTACCACGGCTTCATGGGAGCGCGGAAGGCGCTTCGAGAGAGCCTCGAGCGCGTGCTGTCGGCAGAGCCCGACGTGCTGGTGCCTTCGCATGGCGAACCCATGTCGGACCCCAGACGCGCCGTGGACGCCCTCAACGCCAACATCGACCGGTGCTACGACCGCTACGTGGCGGGCTCGGCGCTGCGGTACTACTTCGGTGACATGTTTCGCGCGTTCGAAGGCAAGCCGAACCACATGGCGATGCGACCCGTGTTCGACCCGCCCGCCTTCCTCCGGCATATCGGGACGACCTGGATCGTCCTGTCGGAAGCCGGCGAAGCGTTCGTGATGGACTGCGGATCGAACCACGTCGTGGAGCACCTCGACACGATGGTGCTAGGAGGCGAGATTACCGATGTCACCGGTTTCTGGGTGACTCATTATCACGACGACCACGTGGATGCGATCCCATCGTTCCAAGAACGCTTCCCATGTCCGACTTGGGCGGACGAGCATGTGGCGCAGGTGATCGAAGACCCGACGGCACACCGAATCCCGTGTGTGTCGCCATCGCGGGCGCGCGTTGACCACCGCACCACGGATGGCAACTCGTGGCAGTGGAACGAGTTCACGATGACAGCGTACTTCTTCCCAGGGCAGACCTACTACCATGGCGGTCTGCTCGTCGCTGGTCGTGGTGCCCGGCTGTTCTTCACCGGCGACTCGTTCACGCCGTCGGGAATGGACGACTACTGCGCCGCGAACCGGAACCCTTTGGGGGAGGGCATCGGCTACGATCGCTGCCTCAGCGTTCTTGACGAGACGAAGCCAACCCACCTGTTCAACTGCCACGTCGGGCCCGCGTGGAACTTCGGCGAGGAGCACATCGAGTTCATGCGGGCGAATCTCCGAGAGAGGGAGTCGCTCTTCACCCGACTGATCGACTGGGAGCATCCGAACTTCGGTCTGGACCCACATTGGGCGCGATGCTTCCCTTACGAGCAGAGCGTTCGGCGCGGGGAGTGGTTCACGCTGAGGGCGGATTTCACGAACTACGCCGCTGAGGCTCGCGTCGCGGGTGCACAGCCCGTGCTGCCGTCTTCATGGAACCAAGATGCGCGCCCGGGAAGCTGTGCCCTAGCTGCGGGCTCCGACGGAAGCATCGTCTTCCGCCTTCGGGTTCCCGAGAACGCAACTACAGGTCGCACCGTTGTGCCGATGGATATCACGTTCGGCGGACGGCGTCTGGGACAGATCCGCGAGGCGGTGCTGGTCATCGAGCCATGA
- a CDS encoding class I SAM-dependent methyltransferase: MSTRTTTLERLQSILDALEAFDPSELPDRRFYDDLISATRMFHDGVRDARVDPKVDDVRFALDLTKYVLEEFPRILRDSPKRFWLDARYEIGAQEFDLTYTYQDALAAERVLKLNPRYFVDVGSTVSFVTLVSRSVRCIAIDARPTPFALHNLVYRQAEAQELPFTDGSVPLLTSLHASEHFGLGRYGDTVDNMAFRKAVREYQRVVQIGGHLIISVPTQLEPTTLFNSMNLFTPELLQSHFPRCRVVDEIFLCGVPVTRETHDTALRENPSSWGAYMAIFQREH, translated from the coding sequence ATGTCGACACGCACGACGACACTCGAAAGGCTGCAGAGCATTCTCGACGCGCTAGAGGCGTTCGATCCGTCTGAACTTCCCGATAGGAGGTTCTACGACGATCTCATCAGCGCGACCCGGATGTTCCACGATGGGGTCCGCGATGCTCGCGTCGACCCGAAGGTGGATGATGTCCGTTTCGCGCTCGATTTGACCAAGTACGTGCTTGAGGAGTTCCCGCGGATCCTGCGGGATTCACCCAAGCGGTTCTGGCTGGATGCGCGGTATGAGATCGGAGCCCAGGAGTTCGACCTTACGTACACCTACCAGGACGCGCTCGCGGCGGAGCGGGTGCTGAAGCTGAACCCGCGGTACTTCGTGGACGTCGGCTCAACGGTCTCGTTCGTGACATTGGTCTCGCGGAGCGTCCGATGCATCGCCATCGACGCTCGACCCACGCCGTTCGCCTTGCACAATCTCGTCTACCGCCAGGCGGAGGCGCAGGAACTGCCGTTCACCGACGGCTCGGTGCCGTTATTGACGTCTCTGCACGCCTCGGAGCACTTCGGGCTCGGTCGCTATGGAGATACAGTAGACAACATGGCGTTTCGGAAGGCTGTCCGTGAGTACCAGAGGGTCGTGCAGATCGGCGGGCACCTCATCATCAGTGTGCCAACGCAGCTCGAGCCGACAACGCTCTTCAACAGCATGAATCTCTTCACGCCGGAGCTGCTACAGTCCCACTTCCCTCGCTGTCGAGTCGTCGACGAGATCTTTCTGTGCGGCGTGCCCGTTACGCGAGAGACCCACGACACCGCGCTACGCGAGAACCCGTCTTCTTGGGGCGCCTACATGGCGATCTTCCAGCGAGAGCACTGA
- a CDS encoding sigma-70 family RNA polymerase sigma factor has translation MTNQTPAMQLADMLEAQRRSVFALCYRLTGSIEDAEDLTQETFLRATQSYERFEGRSSFRTWLHRIAANTSYNFLTAARRQREVALPDPLATTDEFVAAVAAERNEQSVRESMEYSFLCVLQELSPLQRLVVVLRDVLGWSVTQSAEALGTERAAVKNAHSRARKHLNARKRSGRAVPPGHPDAERVMQRFAETQVEGDIASCMALYRDDAEVYVFPSRRLSSSTDIREFHEELRQMPPRLFVGVRLNGSLGAACYHPTPDGKLARTGVVILEVVRDVWRSAARISRAYWIMEAQSISSVPTPTEMDPPDDVAARFVL, from the coding sequence ATGACGAACCAAACCCCAGCGATGCAGCTCGCCGACATGCTCGAGGCGCAGCGACGATCGGTTTTCGCCCTCTGCTACCGGCTGACGGGTTCTATCGAGGACGCCGAGGACCTGACGCAGGAAACGTTCCTGCGTGCGACCCAGTCCTATGAGCGGTTCGAGGGGCGGTCGTCTTTCCGGACGTGGCTCCACCGCATCGCGGCGAACACATCGTACAACTTCTTGACGGCTGCGAGGAGGCAGCGCGAGGTCGCGCTCCCTGACCCTCTGGCAACGACCGACGAGTTCGTGGCCGCCGTGGCGGCCGAACGCAACGAACAGAGCGTCCGGGAGAGCATGGAGTACTCGTTCCTGTGCGTTCTTCAGGAGTTGTCGCCGTTGCAGCGGCTGGTCGTGGTCCTACGCGACGTGCTGGGCTGGTCGGTAACCCAGTCAGCCGAGGCGTTGGGCACGGAGCGGGCTGCCGTGAAGAACGCGCACTCGCGGGCACGGAAGCATCTGAACGCACGGAAGCGGTCAGGCCGGGCGGTTCCACCCGGACACCCGGACGCTGAGCGCGTCATGCAACGGTTCGCCGAAACGCAGGTGGAGGGCGACATTGCCTCCTGCATGGCGCTGTACCGTGACGATGCCGAGGTATACGTCTTCCCGTCTCGGCGGCTGTCGTCGTCGACGGACATCCGCGAGTTCCACGAAGAGTTGAGGCAGATGCCACCTCGGCTGTTCGTAGGAGTTCGTCTCAACGGGAGTCTGGGAGCAGCCTGTTACCATCCGACGCCTGACGGTAAGCTCGCGCGGACAGGCGTGGTGATTCTCGAAGTCGTGCGGGATGTGTGGCGTTCAGCGGCTCGAATCAGCCGCGCGTACTGGATCATGGAAGCGCAGTCGATCTCATCCGTTCCTACACCAACGGAGATGGACCCACCCGATGATGTGGCGGCTCGGTTCGTGCTCTAA
- a CDS encoding J domain-containing protein encodes MSDAGTVPAPTTEDLQTARIRDYQQKIVDCRDEIVALTLDCERIRTETRVFQHEYNARIGNLYLELDKIQLTIKELLYRARLVEKGVAHSEEQLDRRVESAFRVERKRVEQGPKRGTSDGVEPKPSSSSRKTPQQRARQLYLRLAKQYHPDKASDAGSRARHADLMALINDAYESEDVATLERLEMTLPTGDTPPTESFNERERRLYREYLRLHKTVGDLRHDRDELAASDTYKMKMDVERGRESGNDPLEELRRGISEKVEAARARLATIREQFTTLTRHMRG; translated from the coding sequence GTGAGCGACGCGGGAACCGTCCCGGCTCCGACCACCGAAGACCTCCAGACCGCCCGCATCCGGGACTACCAACAAAAGATCGTCGACTGCCGCGACGAGATCGTCGCTCTGACGCTCGACTGCGAGCGGATCCGCACCGAGACGCGCGTCTTTCAGCATGAATACAACGCTCGGATCGGGAACCTGTACCTGGAGTTGGACAAGATTCAACTCACGATCAAGGAGCTGCTCTATCGCGCGCGACTGGTCGAAAAGGGCGTCGCGCACAGCGAGGAGCAGCTCGACCGGCGGGTCGAGAGCGCGTTCCGCGTCGAGCGGAAGCGCGTTGAGCAAGGTCCCAAGCGCGGCACGTCCGATGGGGTAGAACCGAAACCGAGCTCGTCGTCCCGCAAGACGCCTCAGCAGCGAGCCCGCCAACTCTACTTGAGGCTCGCCAAGCAGTACCATCCTGACAAAGCCTCCGACGCCGGATCGCGGGCTCGGCACGCGGACCTGATGGCGTTGATCAACGACGCGTACGAGTCGGAGGATGTCGCCACGCTCGAGCGACTGGAGATGACGTTGCCGACCGGAGACACTCCGCCCACCGAATCATTCAACGAGCGCGAACGCAGGCTCTATCGCGAGTACCTTCGTCTCCACAAGACCGTAGGCGACCTACGACATGACCGCGACGAGCTCGCCGCAAGCGACACCTACAAGATGAAGATGGACGTGGAACGAGGTCGCGAATCGGGAAACGACCCGCTCGAGGAGCTCCGTCGCGGAATCTCCGAGAAGGTCGAGGCAGCACGGGCAAGACTGGCGACGATTCGTGAGCAGTTCACCACGCTCACTCGTCACATGCGCGGGTGA
- a CDS encoding HAD family phosphatase, translated as MPRLGVRAGIFDFDGVIADTEGLHFSTLRDTLAEEGIGVSEAEYARTYIVLDDRDSIRTAFKQADRELGAPKLRALMARKAERFDDAIQTGVPLFPGAADFIRAMAADMPLAIASGALKAEIVAILSAHRLDGVFTEIVGADDVTRGKPHPETYLRAYESLRLTLAGALMPEECVVIEDTVNGVDGAKAAGMRVIAVTNSYPASRLGHADAVVSTLEGMSAARVRELLR; from the coding sequence ATGCCACGTCTCGGCGTTCGGGCGGGCATCTTCGACTTCGACGGCGTCATCGCGGACACGGAGGGGCTCCACTTCTCGACGCTCCGTGATACGCTCGCCGAAGAAGGCATTGGCGTCTCCGAAGCGGAGTATGCCCGCACGTATATCGTCCTGGACGACCGTGACTCGATCCGCACGGCGTTCAAGCAAGCCGACCGCGAGTTGGGCGCTCCAAAGCTGCGGGCTCTCATGGCTCGCAAGGCGGAGCGGTTCGACGACGCGATCCAGACGGGCGTTCCCCTCTTCCCAGGAGCGGCGGACTTCATCCGGGCGATGGCGGCAGACATGCCCCTCGCCATCGCTTCCGGGGCGCTCAAGGCGGAGATCGTCGCGATCCTGTCCGCGCATCGACTCGACGGCGTGTTCACCGAGATCGTCGGCGCAGACGACGTGACGCGCGGGAAGCCCCATCCAGAGACGTATCTGCGCGCCTATGAGTCTCTGCGTCTGACGCTGGCGGGAGCCCTGATGCCGGAGGAATGCGTCGTCATCGAGGATACCGTCAACGGAGTGGATGGAGCCAAGGCGGCGGGTATGCGAGTCATTGCGGTCACCAACTCCTATCCTGCGTCGCGGCTCGGTCACGCGGACGCGGTCGTTTCGACGCTCGAAGGCATGAGCGCCGCGCGAGTGCGCGAACTGCTGCGATAG
- a CDS encoding carboxypeptidase regulatory-like domain-containing protein, protein MANIGRIRRRWRGITALAAAGALLLVGAGCSQDGAWRPETTLDDRDVTGIVGSVEPAEPGIGVLAIRNGVDSAVALTDESGRFRLAGLLPGEYGLVATGAGYFIDTSVRTLRVAEGQETIAPPITMRALTASATLRGTVTNAAGAPFAGVRIAVICRSAVCAPLSALTNDGGEWQVDVWSELSTTLVYTFDGFRTESSSVPALAPGRRGIVPRVVLIAAGR, encoded by the coding sequence GTGGCGAACATCGGGCGCATTCGGCGTCGCTGGCGCGGAATCACGGCACTGGCGGCCGCAGGAGCACTGCTCTTGGTGGGCGCAGGATGCAGCCAGGACGGCGCCTGGCGACCGGAGACCACCCTAGACGACCGGGACGTAACCGGCATTGTCGGGTCCGTCGAACCAGCGGAGCCCGGGATCGGTGTGCTGGCGATTCGCAATGGCGTGGACAGCGCCGTCGCGCTCACAGACGAGTCCGGGCGGTTCCGCCTGGCAGGGCTCCTGCCGGGCGAATACGGCTTGGTCGCGACAGGCGCAGGCTACTTCATCGACACCTCTGTCCGGACGCTTCGAGTCGCTGAAGGGCAGGAGACCATCGCCCCGCCGATCACGATGCGAGCCCTTACCGCCTCCGCAACGCTCCGCGGCACCGTGACGAATGCCGCCGGCGCGCCGTTTGCGGGCGTTCGAATCGCCGTCATATGCCGCAGCGCCGTCTGCGCCCCGCTGAGCGCCCTCACCAACGACGGCGGCGAGTGGCAGGTCGATGTCTGGTCGGAACTGAGCACGACGCTGGTCTACACGTTCGACGGATTTCGGACCGAGAGCAGCTCGGTTCCCGCCCTCGCGCCGGGCAGGCGTGGAATCGTGCCGCGAGTCGTTCTCATCGCGGCAGGTCGCTGA
- a CDS encoding slipin family protein: MWLQWIVLIAFAAVLVGNLVRVMREYERAVMFRLGRFVGVKGPGLVWMIPLFDRLVKVDLRIHTHDVPPQDLITRDNVSVTVNAVVYRRIVDPKAAVLGVEDVNFATTQVAQTTLRSSLGRADLDTLLTERDRLSEDLQATIASQVAQWGVEILSVEIKDIQLPETMKRALARKAEAERERRAKVIHAQGELAAAQRLSEAADTLSTEPAAIHLRFLQSISEVAAERNSTLVVPLPLELLKTLMSGVGAPGEATPSAPSVAP, translated from the coding sequence ATGTGGCTTCAGTGGATCGTCCTCATCGCGTTCGCCGCCGTTCTGGTCGGGAACCTCGTGCGCGTTATGCGCGAGTACGAGCGCGCCGTCATGTTTCGGCTCGGACGGTTCGTTGGCGTGAAGGGCCCGGGGCTGGTGTGGATGATCCCGCTGTTCGACCGCCTCGTTAAGGTGGACCTGCGCATCCATACCCACGACGTTCCGCCCCAAGACCTCATCACACGCGACAATGTCTCGGTGACGGTGAATGCCGTCGTCTATCGCCGGATCGTCGATCCGAAGGCAGCGGTGCTGGGCGTCGAAGATGTCAACTTCGCAACGACCCAGGTGGCGCAGACGACTCTTCGAAGCTCCCTCGGCAGAGCCGACCTGGACACGCTCTTGACGGAGCGCGACCGTCTGTCGGAGGACTTGCAGGCGACGATCGCATCGCAGGTCGCTCAGTGGGGTGTCGAAATCCTGTCCGTCGAGATCAAGGACATCCAGTTGCCGGAGACGATGAAGCGGGCTCTCGCGCGCAAGGCGGAGGCGGAGCGAGAACGTCGCGCGAAGGTGATCCACGCCCAGGGAGAGCTCGCGGCGGCTCAGCGCCTGTCCGAAGCCGCAGACACGCTCTCCACGGAACCGGCGGCGATCCACCTCAGGTTCCTGCAGAGCATCTCCGAAGTTGCGGCTGAGCGGAACTCGACGTTGGTCGTTCCCTTGCCACTCGAGCTCCTGAAGACGCTGATGTCCGGCGTCGGAGCTCCCGGAGAAGCCACACCTTCGGCTCCGTCGGTCGCACCGTGA
- a CDS encoding DUF386 domain-containing protein, with protein sequence MILDRLANAVAYFEGRSPFARGFDFIRTFDPSAEDGIYPIDGDSIYAIVTTYDTKPRNEARCEAHRRYADIQTLLDGEELCEWHPLEGLRVSEAYDDARDVLFVEDPPMPATFALCSGLFAVFHPQDAHKPSCDLRGRTTVRKIVVKVRLDG encoded by the coding sequence ATGATCCTCGATCGTTTGGCGAACGCTGTCGCGTACTTCGAAGGTCGTTCGCCGTTCGCACGCGGGTTCGACTTCATTCGGACGTTCGATCCATCGGCAGAGGACGGCATCTATCCGATCGACGGCGACTCCATCTACGCCATTGTGACGACCTACGACACGAAGCCTCGGAACGAGGCGCGCTGCGAGGCACACCGCCGATACGCCGATATTCAGACGTTGCTGGACGGAGAAGAGCTCTGCGAATGGCATCCCCTTGAAGGGCTCCGTGTGTCCGAGGCGTACGACGACGCGCGCGACGTGCTGTTCGTGGAGGATCCCCCCATGCCGGCGACGTTCGCGCTGTGTTCGGGCTTGTTTGCGGTGTTCCACCCACAGGACGCCCACAAGCCTAGCTGCGATCTTCGCGGCCGCACCACGGTGAGGAAGATCGTCGTCAAGGTGCGGCTGGACGGCTAG
- a CDS encoding thiol peroxidase, translating to MAQERTGLTAFKGNGLTLVGTPAEVGKPAADFRIASSLADFISLSDSAGKVRVLNVVPSLDTPVCDTQTRKFNECAGELGDKAVVLTISMDLPPAQARWCGAADAKNIVTLSDYRNHSFGLAYGLHIKELDILARAVLVIDSKGVVRYQEIVPEVTTEPNYDAAFAAIRSLL from the coding sequence ATGGCTCAGGAGCGAACCGGACTGACGGCATTCAAGGGCAACGGTCTCACCCTGGTCGGCACGCCGGCGGAAGTCGGAAAGCCGGCAGCGGACTTCAGGATTGCGAGCAGCCTCGCTGACTTCATCAGCCTCAGCGATAGCGCCGGCAAGGTGCGCGTTTTGAATGTCGTGCCGTCGCTCGACACGCCGGTCTGCGACACGCAGACGCGCAAGTTCAACGAGTGCGCCGGCGAACTCGGCGATAAGGCGGTTGTGCTCACGATCAGTATGGACCTGCCTCCGGCGCAGGCGCGATGGTGCGGCGCTGCCGATGCCAAGAACATCGTCACGCTGTCCGACTATCGCAACCACTCGTTCGGGCTGGCGTACGGGCTTCACATCAAGGAACTCGACATCCTGGCGCGCGCCGTCCTCGTGATCGACAGCAAGGGCGTCGTTCGGTACCAGGAGATCGTTCCCGAAGTAACGACCGAACCGAACTACGACGCGGCATTCGCGGCGATACGCTCGCTGCTGTAA